One genomic window of Pecten maximus chromosome 3, xPecMax1.1, whole genome shotgun sequence includes the following:
- the LOC117322681 gene encoding dynein light chain 1, axonemal-like → MPQSDDEIDENNHAKGDAARVSNVSGDAASDVSGDAASDINGDAASDVNGGAASDIKSDAGSDSKSDTIDTVSGPAIVPIRRKHGILLEKALTAWERKYNVKAYEEENVRIMGWFPPVCLMDSSLARLKRCRRLSLSTNIIRNISNLNYMEHLKILSLGRNQIQSLSGITAVKGTLEELWVSHNRIDKLEGLEELDKLKVIYMGYNNVSLWSEVERMVSNTS, encoded by the exons ATGCCTCAGTCTGATGACGAAATCGACGAAAATAACCATGCCAAAGGCGATGCCGCCCGTGTTAGCAATGTCAGCGGTGATGCTGCCAGCGATGTCAGCGGCGATGCTGCCAGCGATATCAACGGCGATGCTGCCAGCGATGTCAACGGCGGTGCTGCCAGCGACATCAAGAGCGATGCTGGTAGCGATTCCAAAAGCGATACCATAGATACCGTTAGTGGTCCTGCTATTGTCCCAATCCGACGTAAACACGGTATTCTTTTGGAAAAGGCACTGACCGCCTGG GAACGCAAATATAATGTGAAGGCTTATGAAGAAGAAAACGTGCGGATTATGGGCTGGTTTCCCCCGGTGTGTTTAATGGATTCATCCCTCGCCAGGCTCAAAAGATGTAG GCGGTTATCGCTTTCCACGAACATCATCAGAAACATCAGTAACCTTAATTACATGG aaCACCTGAAGATTTTGTCACTGGGCCGAAACCAAATTCAATCTCTCTCAGGCATA ACTGCAGTTAAAGGCACACTGGAAGAGCTGTGGGTGTCGCACAATCGTATTGACAAACTAGAAGGCCTGGAAGAGCTCGACAAGTTAAAA GTGATCTACATGGGATACAACAATGTCAGTTTGTGGAGCGAGGTTGAACGAATGGTGAGTAATACATCTTAA